One stretch of Oncorhynchus tshawytscha isolate Ot180627B linkage group LG21, Otsh_v2.0, whole genome shotgun sequence DNA includes these proteins:
- the LOC112237918 gene encoding ras-related protein Rab-9B — translation MSGKSLLLKVILLGDGGVGKSSLMNRYVTDRFDAQSFHTIGVEFLNRDLEVDGRLVTLQIWDTAGQERFKSLRTPFYRGADCCLLTFAVDDLHSFQNLASWKKEFMFYSDVRDPERFPFVVLGNKVDKEEGKEVGEDEARAWCEENGCCPYFETSAKDDTNVGVAFEAAVREVLAAEDQIDHTLLSSTIDLHGNRKVPRSSCC, via the exons ATGAGCGGGAAGAGCCTGCTGTTAAAGGTGATCCTGCTGGGGGACGGTGGCGTGGGGAAATCTTCCTTAATGAACCGCTACGTCACGGACCGCTTCGACGCCCAGTCCTTCCACACCATCGGGGTGGAGTTCCtcaacagagacctggag GTGGACGGGCGCCTGGTGACCCTTCAGATCTGGGACACGGCGGGTCAGGAGCGCTTCAAGTCCCTGAGGACGCCGTTCTACCGTGGCGCCGACTGCTGCCTCCTCACCTTCGCTGTAGACGACCTGCACAGCTTCCAGAACCTGGCCAGCTGGAAGAAAGAGTTCATGTTTTACTCTGACGTACGAGACCCAGAGAGGTTCCCCTTCGTTGTCCTGGGCAACAAGGTGGacaaggaggaggggaaggaggtgggggaggacgAGGCTCGGGCCTGGTGCGAGGAGAACGGCTGTTGTCCCTACTTCGAGACCAGTGCTAAGGACGATACTAACGTGGGAGTGGCATTCGAGGCAGCGGTACGGGAGGTTCTGGCGGCGGAGGATCAGATCGACCACACGCTGTTGAGTAGCACTATCGATCTCCACGGCAACCGTAAAGTACCGCGCTCTTCTTGCTGCTGA
- the LOC112237920 gene encoding proteolipid protein DM alpha isoform X1: MGCYDCCMKCLGGVPYCSLVATLLCFSGIALFCGCGHQALTETERLIERYFARNLQDYSTLAYLIQYFQYVIYFLASFFFLYCIVLLAEGFYTTSATKQTFGEFRSTLCGRCLSSTFILITYLLVVVWLLVFAFSALPVYFFYNMDTTCHTITVLTESPASINQLCIDARQYGLLPWNALPGKACGMTLSTVCTTREFRLTYDLYIATFAGAGITLLALIHCCLQLAVRQVDLKEERRQEKDQRKSYELYGRLQKDIGGTMRSPYAPHIISDSLPPD; encoded by the exons GTTGTTATGACTGCTGTATGAAGTGCCTGGGAGGGGTACCATATTGCTCCCTGGTGGCCACTCTGCTGTGTTTCTCTGGGATCGCTCTGTTCTGTGGCTGTGGTCACCAGGCCCTCACTGAGACGGAGAGACTCATCGAGAGATACTTCGCCCGTAACCTACAGGACTACAGTACCCTGGCCTACCT TATCCAGTACTTCCAGTATGTTATCTATTTCTTGGCTTCATTCTTCTTCCTCTACTGCATCGTACTGCTGGCGGAGGGATTCTACACCACCAGCGCCACCAAGCAGACCTTCGGAGAGTTCAGGAGCACCCTGTGTGGACGATGTCTTAGTAGCACg TTTATATTGATAACGtacctgctggtggtggtgtGGCTATTGGTGTTTGCCTTCTCTGCCTTGCCTGTCTACTTCTTCTACAACATGGACACTACCTGCCACACCATCACCGTCCTAACTGAGAGCCCAGCTAGCATCAACCAGCTCTGTATTGACGCCAGGCAGTATG GGCTTCTACCATGGAATGCGTTGCCAGGCAAGGCTTGTGGAAtgacactgtccactgtctgcaCAACCAGAGAG TTCCGTCTGACCTACGACCTGTACATCGCAACGTTTGCCGGGGCTGGCATCACACTCTTGGCGCTG ATCCACTGCTGCCTCCAGCTGGCAGTCAGACAGGTGGAcctaaaggaagagaggaggcaggagaaagACCAGAGGAAAAGCTATGAGCTGTACGGTAGACTGCAGAAGGACATAGGAGGGACAATGCGCTCCCCTTACGCCCCCCACATCATATCTGATAGTCTACCTCCTGACTAA
- the LOC112237920 gene encoding myelin proteolipid protein isoform X2, which produces MGCYDCCMKCLGGVPYCSLVATLLCFSGIALFCGCGHQALTETERLIERYFARNLQDYSTLAYLIQYFQYVIYFLASFFFLYCIVLLAEGFYTTSATKQTFGEFRSTLCGRCLSSTFILITYLLVVVWLLVFAFSALPVYFFYNMDTTCHTITVLTESPASINQLCIDARQYGLLPWNALPGKACGMTLSTVCTTREFRLTYDLYIATFAGAGITLLALLTYMVSTTYNFALLRYLGRKGIGTRC; this is translated from the exons GTTGTTATGACTGCTGTATGAAGTGCCTGGGAGGGGTACCATATTGCTCCCTGGTGGCCACTCTGCTGTGTTTCTCTGGGATCGCTCTGTTCTGTGGCTGTGGTCACCAGGCCCTCACTGAGACGGAGAGACTCATCGAGAGATACTTCGCCCGTAACCTACAGGACTACAGTACCCTGGCCTACCT TATCCAGTACTTCCAGTATGTTATCTATTTCTTGGCTTCATTCTTCTTCCTCTACTGCATCGTACTGCTGGCGGAGGGATTCTACACCACCAGCGCCACCAAGCAGACCTTCGGAGAGTTCAGGAGCACCCTGTGTGGACGATGTCTTAGTAGCACg TTTATATTGATAACGtacctgctggtggtggtgtGGCTATTGGTGTTTGCCTTCTCTGCCTTGCCTGTCTACTTCTTCTACAACATGGACACTACCTGCCACACCATCACCGTCCTAACTGAGAGCCCAGCTAGCATCAACCAGCTCTGTATTGACGCCAGGCAGTATG GGCTTCTACCATGGAATGCGTTGCCAGGCAAGGCTTGTGGAAtgacactgtccactgtctgcaCAACCAGAGAG TTCCGTCTGACCTACGACCTGTACATCGCAACGTTTGCCGGGGCTGGCATCACACTCTTGGCGCTG ctcacaTACATGGTGTCCACCACCTATAACTTTGCGTTGCTGCGGTACCTGGGGAGAAAGGGTATAGGCACACGGTGTTAG